A stretch of the Ostrea edulis chromosome 9, xbOstEdul1.1, whole genome shotgun sequence genome encodes the following:
- the LOC125659633 gene encoding uncharacterized protein LOC125659633 isoform X2: MALQYIHRHNILHRDLKSQNIFLTSKSIIKVGDFGIARILKDSSDLAVTTIGTPFYLSPEICQKKPYNHKSDMWALGCVLYEICCLRVPFDADDLQELLMKILQENYRPIPRALGSTINVLVKRLLDKNPENRPSSDYILSLSALKPYIKRHESKDSHQQLKERRHSLPNVSTRHPKEGKGRKSILVSADKENLDPKLAGRTYLVKNPKFKQLSKSPNVSHIVAKQRKEYSVHSNITQEEQEKSISKADMFPRVQRNSSSNINKSPPINQRNLTTKADSQNDDSGKESSLPNDGIPRQRLDKREHGRPGIEWSEKVNKPPSGRKSLDSGRKSLDSKPQCLHAFQNEGNTRLNRHVSESVQGKKEMPGKMVENNNWGLQKFDSERRLSSHKHNNGGIGKPSSKAPRTSEKRPKPVGSENTGVLKNPSSRHYFPLGQTSNDEFDQSELENEVFFDQKSEREIKRYCDDPITDNMDKAERIRRSSSYDCVFEDKQQVPSDGYILRAMSTGSILSRRLSKDGYTYKISSSAMPAEFKDAEQERVLLKQDPVHITSLLYDSVCRFRTDRSNGVDTLYMGITRALGKREADLYITKLTQSVIQQKEFHEVEPIVPENKREFLPLILCYIQMS, from the exons ATGGCGCTACAGTACATACACAGACATAATATCCTTCACAGAG ATCTGAAgtcacaaaacatttttttgacATCAAAATCCATCATAAAAGTGGGAGACTTTGGAATAGCTCGTATTCTCAAGGACAGCTCTGATTTGGCAGTAACAACAATTGGGACTCCCTTTTACCTAAGCCCAGAGATATGCCAAAAGAAACC ATACAATCACAAAAGTGACATGTGGGCTCTGGGCTGTGTGTTATATGAAATATGTTGTTTGCGTGTACCGTTTGATGCAGATGACCTACAGGAACTCCTGATGAAAATCCTACAAGAAAATTACAGACCCATTCCAAG AGCCCTGGGATCAACTATAAATGTCCTGGTTAAAAGACTTTTGGATAAAAATCCTGAAAATCGGCCATCCTCAGATTATATATTGTCTCTTTCTGCACTGAAACCATACATTAAGAGACATGAATCAAAAGACAGCCATCAGCAGCTGAAGGAAAGACGACACAGCCTTCCCAACGTATCAACAAGACATCCGAAGGAAGGAAAAGGACGGAAAAGTATTCTGGTGTCCGCTGacaaagaaaat CTGGATCCAAAGTTGGCTGGAAGAACATACTTGGTGAAGAACCCAAAATTTAAGCAACTATCCAAATCCCCAAATGTCTCACATATTGTGGCAAAACAGAGGAAGGAATATTCTGTACATTCAAACATAACTCAAGAGGAACAG GAGAAGTCAATATCAAAAGCTGACATGTTTCCCAGAGTTCAGAGAAATTCATCCAGCAATATCAATAAAAGCCCACCAATAAACCAAAGAAATTTAACCACTAAAGCAGACTCGCAAAACGATGACAGTGGAAAAGAAAGCAGTCTACCTAATGATGGTATACCCCGACAAAGACTAGACAAAAGAGAACATGGCAGACCAGGCATTGAATGGAGTGAAAAGGTGAACAAACCACCATCTGGACGGAAGAGTCTTGATTCTGGACGGAAGAGTCTTGACTCAAAACCTCAGTGTCTTCATGCCTTTCAAAATGAAGGAAACACTCGGTTAAATAGACATGTATCAGAGTCTGTTCAAGGGAAGAAAGAAATGCCTGGCAAAATGGTAGAGAACAATAACTGGGGTTTACAGAAATTTGATAGTGAGAGAAGATTAAGCAGCCATAAACACAACAATGGTGGTATAGGAAAACCAAGTTCCAAAGCTCCTAGGACCTCTGAAAAAAGGCCTAAACCAGTTGGGTCTGAAAATACAGGTGTACTGAAAAATCCTTCTTCAAGACACTACTTTCCTCTTGGTCAGACCAGTAATGATGAATTTGACCAATCTGAATTagaaaatgaagtattttttgATCAGAAATCTGAGAGAGAAATCAAACGATATTGTGATGACCCAATTACTGACAACATGGATAAAGCGGAGAGAATAAGGCGATCTAGTTCTTATGACTGTGTATTTGAGGATAAACAACAGGTCCCTAGCGATGGATATATTCTGAGAGCAATGTCAACGGGTAGTATCTTGTCCAGAAGGCTGTCAAAGGATGgttatacatacaaaatttcatcCTCTGCAATGCCTGCAGAGTTCAAGG ATGCAGAACAAGAGAGAGTGCTGTTAAAACAAGACCCAGTACATATCACATCCCTGTTGTATGACTCTGTGTGTAGATTTAGGACAGACAGAAGCAATGGGGTGGACACTTTGTACATGGGAATTACCCGAGCCTTAGGAAAGAGAGAGGCAGATCTATACATAACCAAACTAACACAAAGCGTGATTCAGCAGAAGGAATTCCATGAGGTGGAACCCATTGTTCCAGAAAATAAGAGGGAGTTCCTGCCTTTAATCCTGTGTTACATACAAATgtcataa